From the genome of Flavobacterium luteolum, one region includes:
- a CDS encoding YybH family protein gives MKTKLILSGLLMLTFWCNAQTTESNLKEARKAIEASNAIFADLANKNDGSILTRYTEDACLFPPNGEPMCGAAQIANFFKAAPQVHVKFTIQHLYGDGKSSVTEESFYEMTNLEGKKLDEGKIIVIWKKTKDGWKMHRDMFSSNRPSKA, from the coding sequence ATGAAAACAAAACTTATTTTAAGCGGATTGTTGATGCTTACCTTTTGGTGTAATGCACAAACTACAGAGTCTAATTTGAAAGAAGCCAGAAAGGCAATTGAAGCCAGTAATGCGATTTTTGCAGATCTTGCCAACAAAAACGACGGATCTATTTTGACAAGGTATACAGAAGATGCCTGTTTGTTTCCTCCAAATGGAGAACCAATGTGCGGTGCGGCACAAATAGCTAATTTTTTTAAAGCGGCTCCGCAAGTGCATGTCAAGTTCACTATTCAGCATCTTTATGGAGATGGAAAATCGTCTGTAACAGAGGAAAGTTTTTATGAAATGACTAATCTTGAAGGCAAGAAGTTAGACGAAGGAAAAATAATTGTAATCTGGAAAAAGACAAAAGACGGCTGGAAAATGCATCGCGATATGTTTAGCAGCAATCGTCCGTCAAAAGCTTAA
- a CDS encoding DUF488 domain-containing protein, with translation MKTITIKRVYSHKEKDDTYRILIDRLWPRGIKKTDLAIDEWNKEIAPSPKLRIWFDHKKERFDEFSKLYVEELKSKTEEVEHLRKIAEKQPLTLLYGAKDPEINHAIVLKEFLQKA, from the coding sequence ATGAAAACAATTACTATCAAGAGAGTTTACAGCCATAAAGAAAAAGACGATACGTATCGAATACTGATTGATCGTTTGTGGCCACGCGGAATTAAGAAAACAGATTTGGCTATTGATGAATGGAACAAGGAGATTGCGCCTTCGCCTAAATTGCGAATATGGTTCGATCATAAAAAAGAACGCTTTGATGAATTTTCTAAATTATACGTAGAAGAATTAAAGTCTAAAACTGAAGAAGTAGAGCATTTAAGAAAAATTGCAGAAAAACAGCCATTAACTTTATTGTATGGAGCAAAAGATCCCGAGATTAATCATGCTATTGTGCTGAAAGAATTTTTACAAAAGGCATGA
- a CDS encoding acyl carrier protein — protein MDRKELTARLKVIIKPFVTNQEAYDNLTEETDFIKDLNINSANLVDIVLDLEENFDIVIDNADMERMLDVKTALEIIETKLAQK, from the coding sequence ATGGATAGAAAAGAACTTACCGCAAGATTAAAAGTAATTATAAAGCCTTTTGTTACCAATCAAGAAGCTTATGATAATTTAACCGAAGAGACCGATTTCATAAAGGATCTCAATATAAACTCAGCCAATCTGGTTGATATTGTACTGGATCTTGAAGAAAACTTTGATATCGTAATTGACAATGCCGATATGGAGCGTATGCTTGATGTAAAAACTGCCCTAGAAATTATTGAAACGAAACTCGCCCAAAAATGA
- a CDS encoding helix-turn-helix transcriptional regulator, whose amino-acid sequence MQILPSPLLVPYIKNYTVVTIEKNLDNEVFYPSGYVDLIINISGGAAATIINGKRKDTPSVELLGHLTLPTRLTVAKGTSVLIVRIYPHASALFFSDPLSEFTNYATDMYDVALGENRDLYHKIMEARELTSKISLLESHFLQQLKKNETRLKKVAVVQALSHHILTDNQSFNITALAKDSGLSERYIQKLYQANIGLSPAAFTAVVRFNKSLQMVLHTQESLTTIAYECGYYDQAHFIKEFKKFTGITPSSSRNSLIQNGSDFQQAVNIGF is encoded by the coding sequence ATGCAGATTTTGCCTTCGCCACTATTAGTGCCTTATATAAAAAACTATACGGTTGTTACTATAGAAAAGAATCTCGATAACGAAGTTTTCTATCCAAGTGGTTATGTCGATCTAATTATCAATATTTCAGGAGGCGCTGCGGCGACGATTATAAACGGAAAACGAAAAGATACGCCATCCGTAGAATTGCTTGGACATCTTACGTTACCAACACGTCTTACAGTTGCAAAAGGAACTTCGGTATTGATTGTACGCATTTATCCGCACGCGAGCGCATTGTTTTTCTCAGATCCTTTGTCTGAATTTACCAATTATGCAACCGATATGTACGATGTAGCTTTGGGCGAAAATAGAGATTTATATCATAAAATAATGGAGGCAAGAGAACTTACCTCCAAGATTAGTCTTTTAGAATCTCATTTTTTGCAACAGCTTAAAAAGAACGAAACCCGATTAAAAAAAGTAGCCGTTGTACAAGCGTTGAGCCATCATATTTTAACAGATAATCAGTCGTTTAATATAACCGCTTTAGCGAAAGATTCAGGTTTATCAGAACGATACATTCAAAAACTCTATCAAGCCAATATAGGTTTAAGTCCTGCTGCATTTACCGCTGTTGTTCGGTTTAACAAAAGCCTTCAAATGGTGCTTCACACCCAAGAATCACTAACAACAATAGCTTATGAATGCGGTTATTACGACCAAGCACATTTTATAAAAGAGTTCAAGAAATTTACGGGCATCACGCCTTCTTCATCAAGAAATTCACTTATTCAAAACGGTTCCGATTTTCAGCAGGCCGTAAATATTGGTTTTTAA
- a CDS encoding polysaccharide deacetylase family protein has product MKIFFTKTLLLLLLFSLFSCENKKAKPVAKPAYKAGVILSFDDAYVDEWSEADQALRKYSWKATFNVCRIDSIGAPEIKTLLEMQKYGHEIAGHGYHHYNAVKFTQKYRVKEYMKQEIDPMIISMKKKGFNVTSFAYPYGERSDSLDQALSPLFKIIRGRAFGGELPEKQDSYFNNSKIVFAFDIDNSHIHFSIPYLLELLDYAKKNNKILILCGHKPVKEITENYQTKIETLEFICRYMKLNDLKFYRLSDLDNLVQPKL; this is encoded by the coding sequence ATGAAGATATTTTTTACCAAAACCCTACTACTTTTATTGTTATTCTCGTTGTTTTCATGTGAAAATAAAAAAGCAAAACCAGTCGCAAAACCAGCCTACAAAGCGGGTGTCATTTTATCTTTTGATGATGCTTATGTCGACGAATGGTCGGAAGCGGATCAAGCTTTACGAAAATATTCTTGGAAAGCCACTTTTAATGTCTGCCGAATAGATTCTATTGGAGCGCCCGAAATTAAAACATTGCTTGAAATGCAAAAGTATGGTCATGAGATAGCTGGACATGGTTATCATCATTACAATGCTGTGAAGTTTACGCAAAAGTATCGAGTTAAAGAATACATGAAGCAGGAAATCGATCCTATGATTATTTCTATGAAGAAAAAAGGATTCAACGTTACTTCTTTTGCTTATCCTTACGGCGAAAGATCAGATTCTCTAGATCAGGCATTGTCTCCGTTATTTAAAATTATTAGAGGAAGAGCTTTTGGAGGTGAACTTCCAGAAAAACAAGACAGTTATTTCAATAATTCAAAAATTGTATTTGCTTTTGATATAGATAACAGCCACATCCATTTTAGCATTCCTTATTTATTAGAATTATTAGATTATGCCAAAAAAAACAATAAAATTCTAATTCTATGCGGCCACAAACCTGTTAAGGAAATAACCGAAAACTATCAGACCAAAATAGAAACTTTAGAATTTATCTGCCGATACATGAAACTAAATGATCTTAAATTCTACCGTCTTTCAGATTTAGACAATTTGGTTCAGCCAAAGCTTTAA
- a CDS encoding 4'-phosphopantetheinyl transferase superfamily protein, with protein MIGNDVIDLAQSRVESRWQRNGFVEKLFTANEQQYIKDSDQPETMVWLLWSMKEAAYKIYNRKTKIREYSPKKLSCSLDTLSANLAFGKVSCNENVYYTKTIFSLESIHTIAVDDQENINNVVEVENKEILKDENGIPYLKTGNMLQDISISHHGRFEKWVIIDK; from the coding sequence ATGATTGGCAATGATGTTATAGATCTTGCGCAGTCACGCGTTGAAAGTCGTTGGCAACGCAACGGTTTTGTTGAGAAGCTTTTTACTGCAAATGAGCAACAATACATAAAAGATTCTGACCAACCCGAAACGATGGTCTGGCTTTTATGGAGCATGAAAGAAGCGGCTTATAAAATTTATAATCGTAAGACTAAAATTCGGGAGTACAGTCCAAAAAAGCTTTCTTGCTCATTGGATACTTTAAGTGCTAATTTGGCTTTTGGAAAAGTCAGTTGTAATGAAAATGTGTATTATACTAAAACTATATTTTCTTTAGAAAGTATTCATACAATCGCAGTAGATGATCAAGAAAATATCAATAATGTAGTTGAAGTTGAAAATAAAGAAATTCTAAAAGACGAAAATGGAATTCCATATTTGAAAACGGGTAATATGCTTCAAGATATTTCAATAAGTCATCACGGAAGGTTCGAGAAATGGGTGATTATTGACAAATGA
- a CDS encoding response regulator transcription factor produces the protein MLKEKISRVLYLTLLVVSFIPTCYGQYKISGYIDTEQKNKTVYLSLLKYDEETMITENQILFFTETDSSGYFEFKGQLLSEKDKLYRIHSNINSIKGLQLVADNEKSNFHNFIFSNRDTIYFPKSGKNWFSESKNSNLTDKEWKKLKSFEEQLEKNNAQIKNKEAQQQAVNDFAEKVKAYSEKNIKNPLLKLLAFSDIKRNEFNIKNDFEKNEAFYDAISNSLKNYYGETSYYIQYQDEISKISNVILQQKYAFHKKLNYALAILVFIFAFISVFQFRKIKTLEPKKVKSEISNLTLTNQEEKITRLILEDKSNKEIADELFISLSTVKTHIRNLYAKLDVANRHELAEKLKNHPWD, from the coding sequence ATGCTAAAAGAAAAAATATCACGAGTTTTATACTTAACACTTCTTGTAGTTAGCTTCATCCCGACTTGTTATGGACAATACAAGATTTCAGGTTATATTGACACAGAACAGAAAAACAAAACCGTTTATTTAAGTCTACTGAAATATGATGAAGAAACGATGATTACAGAAAATCAGATTCTTTTTTTTACAGAAACCGACAGTTCTGGTTATTTTGAATTTAAAGGACAGCTATTATCTGAAAAAGACAAGCTTTACCGCATTCATTCTAATATCAACTCGATTAAAGGATTGCAATTGGTTGCAGATAATGAGAAAAGCAATTTTCATAATTTCATTTTTTCAAACAGAGATACCATTTACTTTCCTAAATCTGGAAAAAACTGGTTTAGCGAATCTAAAAACAGTAATTTGACTGATAAAGAATGGAAAAAACTGAAATCTTTTGAAGAACAATTAGAGAAAAATAATGCTCAAATAAAAAACAAAGAAGCACAACAGCAGGCAGTAAATGATTTTGCTGAGAAAGTGAAAGCATACAGCGAAAAGAACATTAAAAACCCACTGCTTAAACTGTTGGCCTTTTCGGATATTAAGCGAAATGAGTTTAATATAAAAAACGATTTTGAAAAAAATGAAGCTTTTTATGATGCTATCTCCAATTCGCTTAAAAACTATTATGGCGAAACCTCTTATTACATTCAATATCAAGATGAAATTTCAAAAATCTCAAATGTTATTCTACAGCAAAAATATGCGTTTCATAAAAAGCTGAATTATGCTCTCGCCATCCTAGTTTTCATTTTTGCCTTTATTTCCGTTTTTCAATTCCGAAAAATAAAAACTCTTGAACCTAAAAAAGTAAAATCCGAAATTTCAAATTTGACCTTAACCAATCAGGAAGAAAAAATTACCAGATTGATTTTAGAAGATAAATCAAACAAAGAAATTGCCGATGAACTTTTTATCTCGTTAAGTACTGTAAAAACACATATCAGAAATCTTTACGCGAAATTAGATGTGGCAAACCGCCATGAATTGGCTGAGAAATTAAAAAATCATCCTTGGGATTAG